The following are encoded together in the Daucus carota subsp. sativus chromosome 5, DH1 v3.0, whole genome shotgun sequence genome:
- the LOC108224055 gene encoding methyl-CpG-binding domain-containing protein 11, whose amino-acid sequence MASSVVENKEAEQVASLELPAPPGWNKKFLLKNGGTPKKNEIIFTAPTGEEISTRKQLEQYLKSHPGGPAMSEFDWGAGDTPRRSARISQKVKATPSPENDPPTKRSRKSSSKKNVGKVEEAIPKENLVKEVAKEIAGDEQEDKKVETQVAEDVGKKLEDESKDEIHVKDGETAQASKEEPKQVDDLKVNKDAEESKLAEPEKENSKEPIVDQAPNETNIPENDDGYKQEAQVPEEVAQIPVKAENEVKCGDQVKVDITTEEKIVESEDKNENFGLGSAKHNDVINMKFEGEVENNGSSYVSAGGIKP is encoded by the coding sequence TTTTTGCTGAAGAACGGTGGAACACCTAAGAAGAATGAGATCATATTCACTGCTCCTACTGGGGAAGAGATCTCTACCAGAAAGCAGCTGGAACAGTACCTTAAGTCACATCCTGGAGGGCCTGCAATGTCGGAATTTGATTGGGGAGCAGGTGACACGCCTAGAAGATCAGCAAGGATCAGTCAGAAGGTAAAAGCAACTCCATCTCCTGAAAATGACCCCCCTAccaagagaagcagaaaatcttCTTCTAAAAAGAATGTTGGAAAGGTGGAAGAAGCTATCCCCAAGGAAAATCTGGTGAAAGAAGTTGCCAAAGAAATAGCGGGAGATGAGCAAGAGGATAAAAAGGTTGAAACTCAAGTTGCAGAGGATGTTGGCAAGAAACTTGAAGATGAGAGTAAAGATGAAATCCATGTGAAAGATGGGGAAACAGCACAAGCTTCCAAGGAAGAACCTAAACAAGTTGACGATCTCAAAGTAAACAAGGATGCTGAAGAGAGTAAATTAGCTGAACCAGAAAAGGAAAACTCAAAAGAGCCCATAGTAGATCAAGCACCTAATGAGACCAATATACCGGAAAATGATGACGGATATAAGCAGGAAGCACAGGTTCCAGAAGAAGTGGCACAAATACCAGTCAAGGCAGAGAATGAGGTTAAGTGTGGGGATCAGGTCAAAGTGGACATCACTACAGAGGAAAAGATTGTGGAAAGTGAggacaaaaatgaaaattttggctTGGGAAGTGCTAAACACAATGATGTAATAAACATGAAGTTCGAGGGAGAAGTGGAAAATAATGGCAGTAGCTATGTCAGTGCTGGAGGGATAAAGCCCTGA